One genomic segment of Gemmatimonadota bacterium includes these proteins:
- a CDS encoding 50S ribosomal protein L9, with the protein MDLILREAVPSLGKAGDLVRVKPGYARNFLLPNGLAFEATEGNKKRIAAEAKARDAKHAAERAEAQAFAAKLNAVTVELTRKAGDEGKLFGSITSADIADALGAMGLVVDKRKIDLEHHIKLLGFHSVAVKLHHDVHAEVKVNISPEG; encoded by the coding sequence ATGGATCTGATTCTTCGCGAGGCTGTCCCCTCGCTCGGCAAGGCCGGTGACCTGGTCCGCGTCAAGCCGGGCTATGCCCGCAACTTCCTCCTCCCCAACGGCCTCGCCTTCGAAGCGACCGAGGGAAACAAGAAGCGGATCGCCGCCGAGGCGAAGGCCCGCGACGCCAAGCATGCCGCCGAGCGCGCCGAGGCCCAGGCCTTCGCCGCCAAGCTGAATGCGGTCACCGTCGAACTCACCCGCAAGGCGGGCGATGAAGGCAAGCTCTTCGGCTCGATCACCTCGGCGGACATCGCCGATGCGCTGGGCGCGATGGGCCTCGTGGTCGACAAGCGCAAGATCGACCTGGAGCATCACATCAAGTTGCTCGGCTTCCACTCGGTGGCCGTCAAGCTGCACCACGACGTCCACGCCGAAGTGAAGGTCAACATCTCCCCCGAAGGCTGA
- the rpsF gene encoding 30S ribosomal protein S6 — protein sequence MNRSYEAVYIFDSVLEEAAVTEKLDRFHALIPQVEGAEFALDHWGKRTLAYPIAGKETGYYVIAKFDAAPAQLPEFERALKLDEGLIRHLIVMNEGAQMAPTPSAKDGEDDE from the coding sequence ATGAACCGTTCGTATGAGGCGGTGTACATCTTCGACTCCGTGCTCGAAGAGGCTGCCGTCACCGAGAAGCTCGATCGCTTCCACGCGTTGATCCCGCAGGTCGAGGGAGCGGAATTCGCTCTCGACCACTGGGGCAAGCGTACCCTCGCGTATCCCATCGCGGGGAAGGAAACCGGCTACTACGTCATCGCGAAGTTTGATGCCGCCCCGGCCCAGCTGCCGGAGTTCGAGCGCGCGTTGAAGTTGGACGAGGGGCTGATCCGCCACCTCATCGTGATGAACGAGGGCGCCCAGATGGCGCCGACGCCGTCTGCCAAGGACGGGGAGGACGACGAGTAA
- a CDS encoding phosphatase PAP2 family protein — MRRPLLLALCLLAPFRAPVGGQQPGPIALRWPTVGAVSGIVVASMLVDASIGRRFADTPSAGRLQTARRLKTFGEAPAIAGISGGLALAGWVGHRPALVRLAGQTATAILLETVVTQATKEFVGRARPFQDQDRDGLDFAPFSSQTSFPSGHTAAAFAVATTLGDAAGSTWARAGLYGLATGTAWARLAEEKHWLSDVVAGAALGVLSARVANGRTAVLGLRAPRILRGGVGWQVPF, encoded by the coding sequence ATGCGGCGGCCCCTGCTGCTTGCCCTCTGCCTGCTGGCGCCCTTTCGGGCCCCGGTCGGCGGGCAGCAGCCGGGGCCGATCGCGTTGCGGTGGCCCACCGTCGGAGCTGTCAGTGGCATCGTGGTGGCCTCAATGCTGGTGGACGCGTCCATCGGCCGGCGATTCGCCGACACCCCCTCGGCGGGGCGGCTCCAGACGGCCCGCCGTCTCAAGACCTTCGGGGAAGCACCGGCGATCGCCGGGATCAGCGGTGGCCTCGCCTTGGCCGGTTGGGTGGGCCATCGCCCGGCGCTGGTCCGACTGGCCGGGCAGACCGCCACCGCCATCCTGCTCGAGACCGTGGTGACCCAGGCCACCAAGGAATTCGTCGGGCGCGCCAGGCCCTTCCAGGACCAAGATCGGGACGGCCTCGACTTCGCCCCCTTCTCCAGCCAGACCTCGTTCCCCTCGGGGCACACCGCTGCGGCCTTCGCCGTGGCAACCACCCTGGGTGACGCCGCCGGCTCGACCTGGGCCCGGGCCGGCCTCTATGGCCTCGCCACCGGCACCGCCTGGGCCCGGTTGGCAGAGGAGAAGCACTGGCTCAGTGATGTCGTGGCCGGCGCCGCCCTCGGGGTCCTCTCGGCCCGGGTCGCCAATGGCCGGACCGCGGTCCTCGGCCTCCGCGCGCCGCGCATCCTCCGTGGGGGGGTGGGCTGGCAGGTGCCCTTCTAG
- a CDS encoding DUF2232 domain-containing protein, with protein MSPFFFLAPTVVLLLLSRPTTAREWIWIVLGVTSIAVLLRIPTTLPEQTLRAAGAFFTGAYVVAALGGTFPSLLTRTLIAIGVAATATIGWFLRLGLRFSDLESEIVSTTWKGWRALFPSFGLPENPLVHSEVLVSGSSSPTATELVQELSRATTTMGELYPAMVAIYALLGGWLAWEWYHRLSRHPLGTPPAPFRTFRFSDHLIWALVVLTALVLIDLPRGAELLVRNLLLVVATLYAARGLAVVRSAMIPAPRPFVVLLCLAAVPVLALVPLGCAVLGVADTWLDLRRRVPPPQGVAP; from the coding sequence GTGTCACCGTTTTTCTTCCTCGCCCCAACGGTCGTCCTCCTGCTCCTCTCCCGGCCGACGACGGCACGGGAGTGGATCTGGATCGTCCTCGGGGTGACCTCGATCGCGGTGCTGCTGCGGATACCTACGACCCTCCCCGAGCAGACGCTCCGCGCGGCGGGCGCCTTCTTCACCGGCGCCTACGTCGTGGCGGCACTGGGCGGGACGTTTCCTTCGCTGCTGACCCGAACCCTGATCGCCATCGGCGTCGCCGCCACCGCGACCATCGGCTGGTTCCTCAGGCTCGGCCTCCGCTTCAGCGACCTCGAAAGCGAGATCGTCAGCACCACGTGGAAAGGATGGCGGGCGCTGTTCCCGAGCTTCGGTCTCCCGGAGAATCCCCTCGTCCACTCCGAGGTGCTGGTCTCGGGAAGCAGTTCGCCAACGGCGACCGAACTGGTCCAGGAGCTCAGCCGGGCGACCACGACGATGGGGGAACTCTACCCCGCGATGGTCGCGATCTATGCCCTGCTCGGAGGTTGGCTGGCCTGGGAGTGGTACCATCGGTTGTCGCGCCACCCGCTCGGCACACCACCCGCGCCGTTTCGCACCTTTCGCTTCAGTGACCACCTGATCTGGGCCCTGGTGGTGCTGACCGCGCTGGTGCTGATCGACCTGCCCCGCGGCGCCGAATTGCTCGTCCGCAACCTCCTGCTGGTGGTCGCCACGCTCTACGCGGCGCGTGGGCTGGCGGTCGTCCGCAGTGCCATGATCCCCGCACCACGCCCCTTCGTGGTGCTCCTGTGCCTCGCCGCGGTGCCGGTGTTAGCATTGGTACCACTGGGCTGCGCCGTCCTGGGCGTGGCCGACACCTGGCTCGACCTTCGACGGCGCGTGCCGCCGCCCCAAGGAGTTGCCCCATGA
- a CDS encoding four helix bundle protein — translation MGDYRKLLVWQRAYHLTLAVYRATRRFPTSERFGLSAQLQRATVSVVANIAEGAGRGSEKELTRFLWIARGSLTETIAELSIARDLGYLNSEDAGALIGMGNDVGRLLTGLLKARGAIPQRRTAPLTTND, via the coding sequence ATGGGAGATTACCGCAAACTGCTCGTCTGGCAGCGGGCCTATCACCTAACACTTGCGGTGTATCGCGCGACCCGTCGTTTTCCGACGAGCGAGCGGTTTGGACTCTCGGCGCAGCTCCAGCGGGCTACGGTGTCCGTTGTGGCCAACATTGCGGAGGGGGCCGGACGCGGTTCGGAAAAGGAACTCACCCGATTCCTCTGGATCGCTCGGGGATCCCTCACCGAGACGATCGCCGAACTCAGCATCGCCCGCGACCTCGGGTACCTGAATTCAGAGGACGCGGGAGCCCTCATCGGCATGGGCAATGACGTCGGTCGGCTCTTGACCGGCCTGCTCAAAGCGCGAGGGGCGATCCCCCAAAGGAGGACCGCCCCTCTAACGACTAACGACTAA
- the ychF gene encoding redox-regulated ATPase YchF yields MLALGIVGLPNVGKSTLFNALTSAGALVANYPFATIEPNTGVVEVPDERIGEIAKLINPERTVPATVQFVDIAGLVKGASQGEGLGNQFLANIREVDAIVHVIRCFEDDDVQHVMGGPDPVRDRTVINTELALSDMVSLEKRLDRATRAAKTGDAAAKAEKALMERVMAVLENGGLARAVEHTAEEEPLFKSLNLLTSKPVLYAANVREDELAAGNAHVEALRAAIVADAEQADVVIFSAKVEAELAELPADDRADFMASLGVHESGLDRLARAAYHLLNLQSYFTAGEKEVRAWTIRVGAKAPEAAGVIHSDFEKGFIRAETVAYADFVRVGGWKPSREQGLARAEGKEYVVQDGDLMLFRFNN; encoded by the coding sequence ATGCTCGCACTCGGTATTGTCGGCCTTCCCAACGTCGGGAAATCCACGCTCTTCAACGCCCTCACGTCGGCGGGGGCGCTTGTCGCCAACTACCCCTTCGCCACCATCGAGCCGAACACCGGCGTGGTCGAGGTGCCGGATGAGCGCATCGGGGAGATCGCCAAGTTGATCAACCCCGAGCGCACCGTCCCCGCCACGGTCCAGTTCGTCGACATCGCCGGACTGGTGAAGGGCGCGTCGCAGGGCGAAGGCCTCGGCAACCAGTTCCTCGCCAACATCCGCGAGGTCGACGCGATCGTGCACGTCATCCGCTGCTTCGAGGACGACGACGTGCAGCACGTGATGGGCGGTCCCGACCCGGTGCGCGACCGCACGGTGATCAACACCGAACTCGCGCTCTCCGACATGGTCTCGCTCGAGAAGCGGCTCGATCGCGCGACCCGTGCGGCCAAGACCGGGGACGCCGCGGCCAAGGCGGAGAAGGCGTTGATGGAACGCGTGATGGCGGTGCTGGAGAACGGCGGCCTGGCCCGGGCCGTCGAGCACACGGCGGAGGAGGAGCCGCTCTTCAAGTCGCTCAACCTCCTCACGTCGAAGCCGGTCCTCTATGCCGCCAACGTGCGCGAAGACGAACTGGCCGCGGGCAACGCGCATGTCGAGGCGCTCCGTGCCGCAATCGTCGCCGACGCCGAGCAGGCCGACGTGGTGATCTTCTCGGCGAAGGTCGAAGCGGAACTCGCGGAACTGCCGGCCGATGATCGAGCCGATTTCATGGCGTCGCTCGGCGTGCACGAATCGGGACTCGATCGGCTCGCACGGGCGGCCTATCACCTGCTCAACCTGCAGAGCTACTTCACCGCCGGCGAGAAGGAGGTCCGCGCCTGGACCATCCGCGTCGGCGCGAAGGCGCCGGAAGCGGCCGGGGTGATTCACTCCGACTTCGAGAAGGGATTCATTCGCGCCGAAACCGTCGCGTACGCCGACTTCGTCCGGGTCGGTGGCTGGAAGCCCTCGCGCGAGCAGGGACTCGCACGCGCCGAAGGGAAGGAATATGTGGTACAGGATGGTGACTTGATGCTCTTCCGATTCAACAACTGA
- a CDS encoding 30S ribosomal protein S18 — MARPSKTCAICESGVRIVDFKDERLLTRFLTERGKILPSRLSGTCARHQRQLSTAIKRARQVALLPYIKGFGG; from the coding sequence ATGGCCCGCCCATCGAAGACCTGTGCCATCTGCGAATCCGGCGTGCGCATCGTCGATTTCAAGGATGAGCGGTTGCTGACCCGTTTCCTCACCGAGCGCGGCAAGATCCTGCCGAGCCGCCTGTCGGGCACCTGTGCCCGTCACCAGCGCCAGCTCAGCACCGCCATCAAGCGGGCCCGTCAGGTCGCCCTCCTCCCGTACATCAAGGGATTCGGCGGCTGA
- the rsfS gene encoding ribosome silencing factor, which yields MAPPSTPLVDRRLPAAVRAVVGAIEDRKGHRVHVLDLRGLTDATDYFVIASGTSDAHVRGLADGVMDAMQDAGLDTHHIEGLTHGRWVLLDFVDVVVHLFHPETRAFYQLERLWQDAPVLLADP from the coding sequence ATGGCACCCCCGAGCACCCCGTTGGTTGACCGTCGCCTCCCCGCTGCGGTGCGCGCCGTGGTCGGCGCGATCGAGGACCGCAAGGGACATCGCGTCCACGTGCTTGACCTCCGCGGGCTGACCGATGCGACCGATTACTTCGTGATCGCCTCCGGCACGTCCGACGCCCATGTGCGAGGGCTCGCGGACGGGGTGATGGATGCGATGCAGGACGCCGGCCTCGACACCCACCACATCGAGGGCCTGACCCACGGCCGTTGGGTGTTGCTCGATTTCGTGGACGTGGTGGTCCACCTGTTCCACCCCGAGACCCGGGCGTTCTACCAGTTGGAGCGACTCTGGCAGGATGCCCCCGTGCTCCTCGCCGATCCCTGA
- a CDS encoding PD40 domain-containing protein — translation MTRRISWLLLVAAAAIAPMPAAAQYFGQNKVQYSRFDFKVLETEHFDLYYYPVEHAAALDVARMAERSYARLSRVLKHQFKERKPIILYASHSDFVQTNTAGGEVGEGTGGFTDFLKHRNVLPLTGSYDDIMHVLQHEMVHQFQYDVWSGGRAGGGLQTIMAVNPPLWFVEGMAEYFSIGELDPNTAMWIRDATAEGKLPTIQQLETDPRIFPYRFGQSIITYIGERWGDEAVGAILLGSRSGSLEGSFRRVIGLDFKQLGDQWREAMQRRYLPELATRNKAKDVSQALLTEKISEGTLHLAPALSPDGSRVAYFSEKDFYFVDLWLADGTSGKPIRRLLKSTWSSNYETFRFINSAASWSPDGKLLAFAAKRGPKDDIVLVDVARNKEVRRITVDLSGVTTPSWSPDGKRLVFTGYDGGLSDLFTVNADGTNLTRLTNDKYADLHPTWSPDGRTIAFTTDRGPGTNFTMLTVGNYRLATLDLATSRVDLLPGMDVGKNVNPQWAPDGQSLAFVSDRNGVSNIFLYDLADRASYQLTDFYTGAQGITPLSPILSWAPKADQLAYVYYEDGKYDVYKLPNPRSLKREAWHPGMPTITAAAIARDTTRVADTTQATVAAGGSALYRGARGLRPADSLVRSLDSLAPRQELSIIALMDSASLGLPDTASFTERKYKVGFSPDYVARPSIGYARDNFGRGFFGGTTVSLSDMLGDRQLVFSGYVNGRIDEAQVLAAYANLSRRASWAVGLQQDPYFFYQGSFITDGPTDFEQTYVTRYRRLVLRSAFAQGSYPFSRFSRIESGLRATNVDDAILDINEVYDPFTGALTRDIYQERTGLGSTSFLQPSLALVHDNSLGGYVGPMLGRSSRFEIAPTLGGWKYIQTTADYRRYDKFVGPFTLATRLMYYGRSGRDADRFSLYLGYPDLLRGYTSGSFLRNECNNTIQDPNSSTGCVALDQLVGTQFAIGNAELRFPVMSPNWSWVPRAIPPIEGALFYDIGVAWSGSSRVAWTREAGESPAAVRVPLRSVGVSLRTNLFGLVILRFDYSKPLQRPGTNPFWTISFGPVF, via the coding sequence ATGACTCGCCGTATCTCCTGGCTCCTCCTCGTCGCCGCCGCCGCCATCGCCCCGATGCCGGCCGCCGCGCAGTACTTCGGCCAGAACAAGGTCCAGTACAGCCGCTTCGACTTCAAGGTGCTCGAGACCGAGCATTTCGACCTCTACTACTACCCGGTCGAACATGCGGCGGCCCTCGACGTGGCCCGGATGGCGGAGCGCTCCTACGCTCGGCTCTCGCGCGTCCTGAAGCACCAGTTCAAGGAGCGGAAGCCGATCATCCTCTACGCCTCCCACTCCGATTTCGTCCAGACGAACACGGCGGGCGGCGAAGTGGGCGAGGGGACCGGCGGCTTCACCGACTTCCTCAAGCATCGCAACGTCCTGCCGCTGACCGGCTCGTACGATGACATCATGCACGTGCTCCAGCACGAGATGGTGCACCAGTTCCAGTACGACGTCTGGTCCGGTGGTCGTGCCGGCGGTGGGCTGCAGACCATCATGGCGGTGAACCCGCCGCTCTGGTTCGTCGAAGGGATGGCGGAGTACTTCTCGATCGGCGAGCTCGACCCGAACACGGCGATGTGGATCCGCGATGCGACCGCCGAAGGGAAGCTGCCGACGATCCAGCAGCTGGAGACCGACCCGCGCATTTTCCCGTATCGGTTCGGCCAGTCGATCATCACCTACATCGGCGAGCGCTGGGGTGACGAGGCGGTCGGCGCCATCCTCCTTGGCTCACGCTCCGGATCGCTCGAGGGCTCGTTTCGGCGGGTCATCGGCCTCGACTTCAAGCAGCTGGGTGACCAGTGGCGCGAGGCGATGCAGCGCCGCTATCTCCCCGAACTGGCGACCCGCAACAAGGCGAAGGACGTCTCGCAGGCGCTGCTCACCGAGAAGATCAGCGAGGGCACGCTCCACCTTGCCCCGGCCCTCTCACCGGACGGCAGCCGCGTCGCGTACTTCTCGGAGAAGGACTTCTACTTCGTGGATCTCTGGCTCGCCGATGGCACGAGCGGCAAGCCGATTCGCCGCCTGCTCAAGTCGACGTGGAGCTCGAACTACGAGACCTTCCGTTTCATCAATTCCGCGGCGAGCTGGTCGCCCGATGGCAAGCTGCTTGCCTTCGCGGCGAAGCGCGGGCCGAAGGACGACATCGTCCTGGTCGATGTGGCGCGCAACAAGGAAGTGCGCCGGATCACCGTCGACCTGAGCGGCGTCACCACACCGTCGTGGAGCCCCGACGGGAAACGGCTGGTGTTCACCGGCTACGACGGCGGCCTCTCCGACCTCTTCACGGTCAACGCCGACGGCACCAACCTCACGCGCCTGACGAACGACAAGTACGCCGACCTGCACCCCACCTGGTCGCCCGACGGCCGGACGATCGCGTTCACCACCGACCGCGGTCCGGGCACCAATTTCACGATGCTGACGGTCGGCAACTACCGGCTGGCGACGCTCGACCTCGCCACCTCCCGCGTCGACCTGCTGCCCGGGATGGACGTCGGCAAGAACGTGAACCCGCAGTGGGCGCCGGACGGTCAGTCGCTGGCGTTCGTCTCCGACCGCAACGGCGTCAGCAACATCTTCCTCTACGACCTTGCCGACCGCGCGTCGTACCAGCTGACGGACTTCTACACCGGCGCGCAGGGCATCACGCCGCTCTCGCCGATTCTCTCGTGGGCGCCGAAGGCCGACCAGCTGGCCTACGTCTACTACGAGGACGGCAAGTACGATGTCTACAAGCTGCCGAACCCGCGCTCGCTGAAGCGCGAGGCGTGGCACCCCGGCATGCCGACGATCACCGCCGCGGCGATCGCCCGGGACACGACCCGTGTCGCCGACACCACCCAGGCCACGGTGGCTGCCGGTGGCAGCGCGCTCTACCGCGGGGCCCGCGGGCTGCGTCCCGCCGACTCCCTGGTGCGCTCGCTCGACTCGCTGGCACCGCGCCAGGAGCTTTCGATCATCGCGCTGATGGATTCCGCGTCGTTGGGGCTCCCCGACACCGCCTCGTTCACCGAGCGGAAGTACAAGGTCGGCTTCTCGCCCGACTACGTCGCGCGGCCAAGCATCGGCTATGCCCGCGACAATTTCGGTCGCGGCTTCTTCGGCGGCACCACGGTCTCGCTCTCCGACATGCTCGGCGATCGGCAGCTCGTCTTCAGCGGCTACGTCAACGGCCGCATCGATGAGGCCCAGGTCCTCGCGGCCTACGCCAACCTCTCGCGACGCGCGAGCTGGGCGGTCGGCCTGCAGCAGGACCCCTACTTCTTCTACCAGGGTTCGTTCATCACCGACGGCCCCACCGATTTCGAGCAGACGTACGTCACCCGCTATCGCCGCCTGGTGCTCCGCTCCGCGTTCGCGCAGGGGTCGTATCCGTTCTCCCGCTTCTCGCGGATCGAGAGCGGCCTGCGCGCGACGAACGTCGACGACGCGATCCTCGACATCAACGAGGTCTACGACCCGTTCACCGGCGCGCTGACCCGCGACATCTACCAGGAACGGACCGGACTCGGCTCGACCTCGTTCCTGCAGCCCTCGCTCGCCCTCGTGCACGACAACTCCCTCGGCGGGTACGTCGGGCCGATGCTCGGCCGTTCCTCGCGCTTCGAGATTGCCCCGACCCTCGGCGGGTGGAAGTACATCCAGACCACGGCCGACTATCGCCGGTACGACAAGTTCGTCGGGCCGTTCACCCTCGCGACCCGGCTGATGTACTACGGCCGCAGCGGTCGCGACGCCGATCGGTTTTCCCTCTACCTCGGCTATCCGGATCTGCTCCGCGGCTACACCTCGGGTTCGTTCCTCCGGAACGAGTGCAACAACACCATCCAGGATCCGAACTCGAGCACCGGCTGCGTGGCGCTCGACCAGCTCGTCGGCACCCAGTTCGCCATCGGCAACGCCGAACTGCGCTTCCCGGTGATGTCGCCCAACTGGAGCTGGGTGCCGCGGGCCATCCCGCCGATCGAGGGCGCCCTCTTTTACGACATCGGCGTGGCGTGGAGCGGCAGCAGCCGAGTGGCGTGGACGCGGGAGGCTGGGGAGTCGCCTGCGGCTGTCCGCGTGCCGCTCCGCTCGGTCGGCGTCTCGTTGCGCACCAACCTCTTCGGCCTGGTCATCCTGCGCTTCGACTACTCCAAGCCGCTGCAGCGTCCTGGCACGAATCCCTTCTGGACCATTTCGTTCGGACCGGTCTTCTGA
- a CDS encoding DegV family EDD domain-containing protein — MTVGIGYLDGPRLARGFYAAADWVAASRDELNRINVFPVPDGDTGTNFSLTLRAVADALRALGDASLPDTATTAARAALLGARGNSGMMLAHFLIGFSEGLNDRVTADTEVVAAAVRRGADALERALDEPCEGTILTVARDAARAAELAAAGTPDIGDFMRRLHHEAEVVLAKTPEMMAVLKEAGVVDAGGKGFVRMIEGFVRAINGDPILPAMMPLEGEAVIPAAMAGFDAERDFQFCTEVLVRGVPLPPANDVREAMHGFGGSVVVGIAGDILKIHVHTDAPDAVFTYAEQWGTVTARKAEDMRAQHRRLSHVETRRVAIVVDSSNDLPDAVLDQHRIIMVPLQVMFGHETFRDRIELKPEDFYRRLRTAKELPTTSQPTPAQFVRAFRAAREEAEEVVGVFLGGVLSGTLGSAQAAVNAAGINGVHLVDSRSASVGLGLLALRGAELAEAGWPAAAIAKELIRVRDQSGLLLTVDVYDNLIRSGRVSKGKAWLGGLLDIKPILEVDAAGRLQPVDRVRGRDQVVPRMLARITAALTPRPRSIRFGIVHAEAPEVAERVRMALQAAFTPREIIVGPATGVLGTHVGSGAWAVAYQVEDGTPEHPVG, encoded by the coding sequence GTGACGGTCGGGATCGGTTATCTCGATGGCCCCCGACTCGCGCGCGGCTTCTATGCCGCGGCTGATTGGGTCGCGGCCAGCCGGGACGAGCTGAACCGGATCAACGTCTTTCCGGTGCCTGATGGCGACACCGGCACCAATTTTTCGCTGACGCTGCGTGCCGTCGCCGACGCCCTCCGGGCGCTCGGCGACGCCTCGCTTCCGGACACCGCCACCACGGCGGCGCGGGCGGCCCTGCTCGGCGCGCGCGGCAATTCCGGCATGATGCTGGCGCACTTCCTCATCGGCTTTTCCGAGGGACTGAACGACCGCGTCACCGCCGATACGGAAGTCGTCGCCGCGGCGGTGCGCCGTGGAGCCGACGCCCTCGAGCGTGCCCTCGACGAGCCGTGTGAGGGGACCATTCTCACGGTCGCCCGCGACGCGGCCCGTGCGGCCGAGCTCGCCGCGGCCGGCACGCCCGACATCGGCGACTTCATGCGCCGGTTGCACCACGAGGCCGAGGTGGTGCTCGCCAAGACACCGGAGATGATGGCGGTCCTCAAGGAGGCCGGCGTCGTCGATGCGGGCGGTAAGGGATTTGTCAGGATGATCGAGGGCTTCGTGCGCGCGATCAACGGCGACCCCATCTTGCCAGCAATGATGCCGCTCGAAGGCGAGGCGGTGATCCCGGCCGCGATGGCCGGGTTCGACGCCGAGCGCGACTTCCAGTTCTGTACCGAGGTGTTGGTCCGGGGCGTCCCGCTGCCCCCCGCCAACGACGTCCGGGAGGCGATGCACGGCTTCGGCGGCTCGGTGGTGGTGGGGATCGCAGGTGACATCCTGAAGATCCATGTGCATACCGACGCCCCCGACGCCGTCTTCACGTACGCGGAACAGTGGGGCACGGTCACCGCACGCAAGGCGGAAGACATGCGGGCCCAGCACCGACGCCTGTCGCACGTCGAGACGCGGCGGGTCGCGATCGTGGTGGATTCGTCGAACGACCTCCCCGACGCCGTGCTCGATCAACACCGGATCATCATGGTGCCGCTGCAGGTGATGTTCGGCCACGAGACCTTTCGCGACCGGATCGAGTTGAAGCCCGAGGATTTCTATCGGCGCCTGCGAACGGCCAAGGAGTTGCCGACGACCTCCCAACCCACGCCCGCCCAGTTCGTCCGGGCGTTCCGGGCGGCGCGGGAGGAGGCGGAAGAAGTCGTCGGGGTCTTTCTCGGCGGGGTGCTCTCCGGCACGCTCGGCTCGGCGCAGGCGGCGGTTAACGCGGCAGGGATCAACGGCGTCCATCTGGTGGATTCGCGCAGCGCCTCGGTCGGACTGGGGCTGCTGGCCTTGCGAGGGGCCGAACTGGCGGAAGCGGGGTGGCCCGCCGCCGCCATCGCGAAGGAGTTGATCCGGGTGCGTGATCAATCGGGGCTGCTGCTCACCGTGGACGTCTACGACAACTTGATTCGCTCGGGTCGCGTATCGAAGGGGAAGGCCTGGCTGGGCGGCCTGCTCGATATCAAACCGATTCTGGAAGTCGACGCGGCTGGACGGCTGCAGCCGGTGGACCGGGTGCGAGGACGCGACCAGGTGGTCCCGCGGATGCTGGCCCGAATCACGGCGGCGCTGACGCCGCGCCCCAGGTCGATCCGCTTCGGCATCGTTCACGCCGAGGCGCCCGAGGTGGCCGAACGGGTGCGGATGGCGTTGCAGGCGGCCTTCACGCCGCGAGAGATCATTGTCGGGCCGGCGACGGGCGTTCTGGGCACCCACGTTGGATCCGGGGCGTGGGCCGTGGCGTATCAAGTTGAGGATGGCACCCCCGAGCACCCCGTTGGTTGA